Genomic DNA from Corticium candelabrum chromosome 5, ooCorCand1.1, whole genome shotgun sequence:
TGTGTTCctgctgcatgtttgtctgtgcatgaaTGTATGtttgcgcatgtgtgtgtgtgtgtgtgtgtgtgtgtgtgtgtgtgtgtgtgtgtgtgtgcatgtgtggttgTGTGCCTGTGCTCCTGCCgcatgtttgtctgcatgaatgtgtgtctgtgccatgtgtgtgagtgtgagtgtgtgtttgtgtgtgtgcgtgtgtgtttgtgtgtgtgtgtgtgtgtgtgtgtgtgtgtgtgtgtgtgtgtgtgtgtgtgtgtgtgtgtttgtgtgtgtgagtgtgtgtgtgtgtgtgtgtgtgtgtgtgtgtgtgtgtgtgtgtgtgtgtgtgtgtgtgtttgtatgtgtgtgtgtgtgtgtgtgtgtttgtttgtttgtttgtgtgtgtgcatgcatgtgtgtgtgcaggcatgtgtgtgtgcatgcatgtgtgtgtgtgtgtgtgtgtgtgtgtgtgtgtgtgtgtgtgtgtgtgtgtgtgtgtgtgtgtgtgtgtgtgcacttgcatgtgtatgtgtgtgcatgtaaaaCTATAAGCAAGTCACATAAGATTTCTAAAggtaaataataaaaataattaatatccgTAGGGTTACGTTTGAAAATTCAAGCAGATGTTGTGGTAAAATACCATTTGTAGTGTCATGTTGTATGTAATGTCCTTTCTTGGAAGTGACATATTAGTGGAGATTCACAATCTTTTCATACTTGTAATCTGTTTGGCTGTTCATTTAAACTAAGAACTCTGCGTTTTAGTTACTAAGTATTACTTGTATAAAGCAAATGAGACGTGTTGTTGTATTCAGAAAATCATGGTGATACTAACACGGTTGTTGGCAAAGCATCTTTATAATCTGGACATGAACAAACTTCCGCTGGACGTTTTGAAGCAGTCGGCTCGTCGAGGAAAGGAAACAACGGCTATCAATTCTGACCCGTCCAGAAAACGTACTTCATTTGTTACAGGACTTGCCTACCTAAACACGGACAAACTGATGCAAGTAGAACATCTAAACGAGTCGGGTAATAGGACTCGTGCCAGGACGACAGCAGCACAGACGTCTGCTTCATCAAGGTATGGGACTGTTATTAGAGGGCAGGCAGGCAATCATATAGGGAGAGTGGTGATAAGCGAGGGGCTGCTGGTAGTAGGCTAACAGGCAGCTGAGCCTGTTGCACACTGAGATGGATaagtacactcaaacctctGTAATCCGGACAGTATGGGACCAGCCACTGTCCGGCTTCCGGAGATAGAATGCGCGTTATTACCTTGGAATTCCAGACCATTTTAATGTAAGGTTTGGTGAACGTCGTTACCATtactgcatacagtatgcgtgtacagtacacacttgtactacattgctatgtacatgtgtactttgcACTACAGTTACAGATATTACATATGCGTTCCTCTACACACTGGCACGTGATAGTCAAAACGGCTTGAGAATTGAGTGTCTAGACggggagtttcttgccaaagtgcttaCCATTGGAGTCCCAAGACCTGATATGTGCTGCGTAAAAGTGTCCAGTCTAGGTAGGGAGGTGTCCACATCTCagaggtttgagtgtatgaGTTATCACCCGTGCTCCAACGTTATCATATTTATTGACCGAACATCATTTATTTCGCAAGTTTCAGGCGAGTGTGATAGATGGTGAGTGGACAAGAaatgatattgctctggaaTGAGGGTGATAACCGACTTAGTTACCGGCATGTGGCCCCCACTCACTGAGCATTCGAGTAGACTGTTGTGTAGTTAGCTTTTCTGGTATAGCAACAGTTCAATTATGTAGTCAGTGATGGCTTACTTTTGTCTGATACACTTGACTGAGTGAGACGATATTTCTCCTTTTTCATGTGACTCGTTAACTTGTTTGTAGAGTTGTTGTGGTTTGCTTAAGATGCCCTGCCGAGGCATTGAGGTTTCGATATTAATATCATGATTAGTCCTACGCAGTGCAAGCATGCAATAACTGTGGGAGTGGGCAATAGCTACTGTATGTGAGCAGGGGCCACGTGTCGGTACTATGTGGGTAGAagttgcttaattaagacagCAAGTGTTAACTACAGATGGTTAGAACAGTCGTTGTGATAAGATTGTAACATGAAGCACATGCTGCACGTTAGTTTACTGTCACATTCATGTCACAGTAGTACTGTGTCGAACAGGGCTAACTCGTTTTTTTCAAACATAAAGTAGATCTTTATAGATTTGGAAGCACGGATTTGCCACATTGGGCATGCAGCTGTTGGTACTTAGTGTTGACACTGAATGCAAAGTTAgaatttcttgtgtgtgtgtgtgtgtgtgtgtgtgtgtgtgtgtgtgtgtgtgtgtgtgtgtgtgtgtgtgtgtgtgtgtgtgtgtgtgtgtgtgtgtgtgtgtgtgtgtgtggtgtaatGTGTGTAAGGCATCGTTTGCTCTTAGTCTTTGGATTGGACAGGAAACACCTCACTGTGTGCTGCACAGTTTGTCTGGAATCATGAAACTACAAACTCAATTTTTGAGTATAGGAAGGCAGATGATGGGCTACTGGAACTGTTGAGACTTGGGTTTAGGATTTCTGTCGAATTACTCTGGGTCACTTTGTGTAGATGTGCATTAATGTCAGTCAGGTAGTGTTCGAATGTCCAACAAATCTGGTAGAGTCATAGTGTTGGTCTGGAATTGCATGCGTCTGTTAGTCGACAAGACAACACTTGGGCAGGCTAATATACTTATGCACAGGCTAATGGCTGTGGTTGGTAGGAATCCAATCAGTAAATTAGGAGGGGTAAAGTATTTTGGTGTATTTAGCTTTTGGtaatttttgtgtgttaggGGTCGTACAAAATTATCGACAATTTCAAGACCGTACAAAGCAAATGTTTTTCTGAAGCCTTTCTTTCCCTCTCCAAAGCATACACAACATTGTTGGTGCACAGTTCAATAGCTTAACCATGGTTCCATCTATGACAGTGTTGGCGTGTGGTCTTAAATGCTTCTGCATGGGTACAGTTCTTCCATTCCAGTTGACCCACTATCATAGTGATGTCAGATTGAGTTTTCCAGTCATTTATGTGGACAAAGAcgaaaacattgagaaagttGTGGTAGAGACACGTGGGCTCTTTATGGACGACtgctgttctagaacaaaaccAGAATAGGCTGCCACgattgtacatgtttgttaaTCTTGTACATACGGGTGACTAGCACAAGAACAGTACATGATGCAGTTCTGGCCATGGAAACAGAGAAATTATCACGAGCCATTTGCTACTGATCAACACTTTATAAAGCGTACAGAGGCCTAACCCCTTTTCTAGTGTGCGTTTTGTATGCTCGTGAAATGGTTGATAATCTCAAACGACCCCtgaattaattgtttgttgtctgactTGTAATTGTTTTTTAATTAGTAATGAAGACCCAGTACAAGCTGCTGCTCGGCAAGCTATGCGGAAGGCAAAACAAAGAGATGGGAAAGCAACAGAacgacaacaaacagaagaattcAGGAAGGGAAGAAGCAGTTCAGCTTCTGAAGCAGAAATGCTGTCTGTGTTTCCGCAGAATTTGGATGAAAGTAAACTGAAAAGTGGGAATTCGATTGATTTGTTTCCTAAACAGTCTACTATGTCACTGCCCTCATTACAAAGGCGGGTAACTATTTCTAACCCTGATGTGGCTGACTCTGGTCGGCCTGTTGTAGTACGTCGGAAACTTCCTTCAACGCCGTCAGAAGATGACAAAGGCAAGTCGCCTCCTCGTCTAATTGATTTGGCGAGTATAGACACAGACGGCGGGACATCTAATGAAACTTCTAATGTAAAAAAACAGGGAAATTCTCTTACTCTAACAGACAAACGTCAACGATTCAATGAAACAATATCAGTGACTATTGATGTAGGAGCATTAGAAAGGGATAATGAACTTTTAGCATCAAGATATCGTGACACTAGAGCTAAATCAGAAGGAACGCTTCACAACACATGTGACGCCAAGGAGACAcaaagtttgttgttgcagtcTGTTTTAGAGGAGCAGCCAGGTGAAACAGTTGTGGCATCTGCTGGTACATCACCATGGCAACAGACTTCTGAAACACAATCACAAGCACAAGATGGTAGTATTGATTATCAATCAAAGGGTGGGTTAGAAACTAGTTCTGATATTGAGGGGAAACGTGTTAGAAATCCATCTAAGAGTGTTATTGCTGGTGGAACGAAACGAGGTTGGACTGACATTGCAGCGGCCATTCTGTGGCGGCAAATGATAGGAATTTTAGGGAACGTCAATGACATAAAAAAGCCAAATATCCATTGTGAGGCTGTAAAGTGTTTGGCGGAGGTCTGGGAGGCTCTTTATAAGGTCAAGCAAAACCAAGGCATTGTGTTGGAAGATGGAACACCAGTTGTTGATGTGGTCTACTCACCTCCTCTGTTTGCTATAGCACCATTAGTATTCCAGGTATGTTTTCTATTTGGCAATTGGTGTATCGAGTGTTTGCCATGGATGTTGTTGTGCGCATGTCAGGCTGCTGGAAAATCAGTTGAATATAAAGCTGGCAGGTTAGTTGCATACAAATTGATGTGTGACATGACGGTGAAGAGACACGATGTGCCACCTTCCTCACATCATCTTGATCATTTCTATCGCTTGATTCAAGCTGGTTTAAGACTGCAAGACCAGGTGTGCAGCGATGAAATCAACATGCACGTTCTCTTGAATcattttgttgtatgttgcAGGATTTCTTGGCTGCTATTTTTTCTCACAGTTACAAGATCTTCTCTCTGCCCTTCCCAGGAGTAACTGTTACTATTCCTGATTACATAGAAGCAGCGGATCGAATGCTCAGTTCAACAGGAGTCAGTCCAGATGTAAGTCAATCTTTGGTTGTTGAATTCTGTTTTTTCTTAGTAGCAAATGGTTGGTTTACTAAGTTTACCATGTTGTCTTATCACTGTAGTATGCTACAGAGACTACACAGTTTGTACTTCTTTtaactgctgtgtgtgtgtgtgtgtgcgtgtgtgtgtgtgtgtgtgtgtgtgtgtgtgtgtgtgtgtgtgtgtgcgtgtgtgtgtgtgtgtgtgtgtgtgtgagagagagagagagagtgtgtgtgtgtgtgtgtgtgtgtgtgtgtgtgtgtgtgtgtgtgtgtgtgtgtgtgtgtgtgtgtgtgtgtgtgtgtgtgtgtgtgtgtgtgtgtagtgattGGAAGGGATTTACCAGTAACACAAAGTTGTACACACTGTTTTCCGTAAATGTTGAGCAAGAGGTCACTTTTACAGTTTTTGCATATGCTCCCAACAGTTTAGGTCTACTGTACCTGTAGATAGTTACTAGTTTTTTAGTGCCATTTTAAACATAAATTTTGCTTTTGCAATTTATTTGAATTATTGATGGCAGTAACAGGTACGTGCTTTGCAGGTTCCTCGACTTCCTGCTTTAGCTGCAACTGGCTCCTTGCTGTTTTTTCCTCGGCTTTATAATGGAGTTGCTGTTGAAGGATGCATGGGCACAGACGACCATTCAGTGACTTTTCAAACTATTGAGGTATTAATTATTCAGATCTCAATAGGCTACATACATCTCAGGGAGCTGAAAGCAACACTTCTTGAGATTTCATGATCTAGATGAAAGATGTAGCAGCTTTAGTCGTGATGCACATCATAAAGCTTTCATAGagtttctcttgtttgcttgtgttgtaataCGTGTTTTATGGTTTGACTAATAGAACAAGTTGATTGACTTTTTTGTTAAATCTGCAAGGGATGAGAAGTCAAGGATGGCAAGGTAATTATGTACGTAAATTACGAGATAAGGCTTTGTGTTTGAATTGGGACTGTCATGTGTAAGGTGTCTGGCTGTGTCGGTTGTtggcttgtttgtctactcAGAGCTTGCTCACAAAAATCTTCATTCTAAACTGAATGAGAGCTTACAAGTCATTCTGAACAGTCTGATGGtatgtttgatatcaatgttgtagtgtgtgcgcgcgtgtgtgtgtgtgtgtgcacgtgtgtgtgtatgtgtgtgtgacatgctGTTATGACAGGTTCCCGAGAAGTTGGTTGCATTGGTCACCATTGACATGATCCACTTACTCGGTGGTGTTATGAACAACATGCTGGAGTTGCAGCCAAGTTTGCCAGGGCTGATTGTAGAGGCAAGTAACAAATTAGCGCTACTCACTGGCTGCTTTCCTAACATGAATTATTTAGGTCGTTGCGTACACACTTAGTGTATTGCTGGTTGATAGATGTGGCGATGAGAATGAACAGGTTAGTAGCTGCTCTTGCTGCTAGAGTGCCGTGTTGCTAACTTAATAGTTTGCTACTTTGTGGACAAAGTTTTCGTTACCGTGAGTAGTTTTTCATagaggcagacagaaagattaATGAGTGGTTGCATAAGCAGACACGTCTGTGGATGTAGTTAGAGGGAAACATGAAATGATGGGCAGGGTGCTACATCGTGGCACATGCAGAAACATGTGTTGAAAGCACTGAAGTGAAATCTAATGAGCAGGGGATCAGTAAGGCCACGACAGTTGGTAGACAACAATGCTGAGGTAGACGGATGACTGTCAGTGTGGTAGACATTTGGCTTAGACGGACAAGACAAGCACTGAAAATAGATCAATGTAGCATCATGTTAGACCCTCTCGTGCTGTCATGTCTGGTTGCCGTGTGGCATGGAAACGTCGGTGTTGTTGTGTCATACAGAAATCGGGCAAAACAGTGAGAAGGTCAGGTACAAGGCTAGACTAATGGTTGATTAGATAACTATTGAAAGATTATACACTGACACATTCTGATAGGCAAACTGTATTGGTTGTTCTGTATGTCTACTCATCAGGACAGGTCATGCAGTGATAACATCATTATTATGATGCAAATATTGGCAGTGTTATCATGATCACTTTGGCTAGATAGTGATTTTCTCTACTGAGTTTGCTGATTATTTAGTTACTGTTTTATATACATTTGAGATGTTCTTTGAGTGCAGTATATGTTGTACtatctctctgtgtgtttgctgtaGAAGATTGTTGTTGCCATGTTGACTTGTTTATTGGACTTGTTCATGCTGCTTCCGCTTAACATTGTGTCTATGCCTGCAAGAGCAGAAACAGGAATCACACTTCGTGGAATCGTTTTTCAGGTACATTGGATGCTCTTTGTTGACACTGTCACATTTGTGAAAGCTTGATGATGATTGCAAACTTTGTTCATCATGTTCTTATAATGGTAGGTATTTTCTGCAGCTGCTACAAGCTCTCCTGTTTCATTTGATGCTAAAACAAGCAGGAAATTGCTTCTAACCCAGTTGTCTGCAACAAATACTTTTCCTACAATTGTTTCTGTTCCCAATGTAAAAAAGACGTCGGTTAGTCCTCCTCGCAGTGCTCCTCCTGGTAAGTGGAAGTCAGTGTGGAGAACTTGTGCACATTTTAATCTTTGTTTCATGTATCTTAGTGGGTTCTCCAGCAAAAGCGTTCACTTTTCCCTCTTTTCCTAGTGATGTTGTTAAATTAACTGCTAGATCAGTAAGTTTGTGCATTATTATATCTTTAGTTCTAGACagtttaatatttaatattgttATCATTAGGATCATTATTGGCAATATTTTGTGATCATtggtttgtattgtgtttcagtgtCTCTCTCGACTGTCTGTATTATATGGTCATTATCCTTTTGCATGTGGTGCTGCTCAAATTAGCAGTCGGCTGTCAGAGAGAGATGATAATCCTGCTTGTGAAGGAACTACCGACACTGAACTCTCAAATGTCCTTTTCAACTCACCCAACGTGCAGGTATAGACAGTACAAGTGACAATACAGATGACCAGTTTGTTGTAGTAAAATGTTGCTGATGAGTAttcttttgtttgattgtgtaGTTCTTGTCATACCAGaacaacacaataattactGTCATTGAGCTGCCTGGAGAGGTAGCACTGCGTTTGTGAGCATTCGTGTATGCTTGAGCTGACGTTTGTGTTCATTAGGATAAGAATACTCGTGAGTGTCGGGTTATTACTCGAGATATGACTGGAAAGTTCTCTTGGGATGTCCAGTTGTTGCACAGCACTGTACCTCTTCCCAGTGCACCCTACGCAGGTGTCATCTATTTTCGTTTGTGCGTTTTGTCATCGTTCGTCAGTCTGTAAATGTTGAATGCGTTGTAGGTGTTGTCAGTGATCTGGATGATCAGTTTGTGAAGTCAAAAGGAGACCGTCGATCTCTTCAAAAacctgtcagtgtctgtcgTTCGGTACCTCAATTTCCAGATCCACTCGTTTTGCCAACACACAAGAATGTGAACAATCCAGATGCTGACTTACTGGACAGGGTATTGTTGGTTGTCTGGTCTTGAAAACAGTCGGTTAGTATTTGgtctggtttgtttgtttcagcTGCTTGTTCACATTGGTGCTACGAGCCTTGAATGTGTTGCTGACACTGAACGACAGTTGAATCATCCCGATGCTCCTCCTGTTATATTCAAGAATGAGCTGCAGTCAGGACTAATTGATGTTCTTCATGCACAAGATTTTGCTGAGAAGGACAATTACGTCGAGTCACAGAAGGAGCTAGTGTAAGTCACCATAGACAATTACTTCTGTCAAGTGCAAGACTGATGGCATGTTAGTTGTAGTGAAACGgaagtgtgagtgtgttatTTGTCTTTTGTGAATGTGTAGAATGGTAGCTGAAGCAGCACATCCTTCTGTGCACAAGTCGCCATTGTCACCATTTTATCATTGTCAACTTTTGTTGAGCTACATGGGACTGTTGTCGTGGGAGCAACGGTATGAAGTGTAGTATGAGTCGTCTGTAGTAGTGTGATTGTGAATGTAATGGATTTAGGAGCAAAGTGGAACTGCTGAAAAAGCAAGATGCTTTGCTGCGAGAATTAAAGCATTTGGATCAGCGACGATGGTGTGTAGTGTGCACTTCTTTACCTGACTACTTATTATGCATTACTTGTCCGTCGTTTAGTCGAGAAACACACAAGATCGCTGTTTTGTATGTTGGTCGAGGGCAAGAAGACAAGCAGTCGATAATGGGGAATTCACGAGGAAGTCGACTTTTCGAAGAGTTTGTAGCCGGTCTGGCTTGGGAGGTATTGTGGTTATTTCCAGCTTGAAACAATACCAACTGTAAATGAATTTCCTTCAGGTTGACTTGGGTAATCATCCAGGTTTTATGGGTGGTTTGCCACGTAATCAGACAACGGGCAGCACAGCTCCTTATTATGCCACACCGAGCGTCGAGGTCATTTTCCATGTGGCCACTCGATTTCCCGTCAACGGGGAGGGTACACAGTGGTTGCTGAACAAAGTCAGACATCTTGGCAACGATGAGATTCAGATTGTGTGGAGCGAGCACACACGTGATTACCGCGGAGAGATTATAAAGACGCAATTTGGCGACGTCTACATTGTCATTTATCCTCTTCCCAACAGCTTGTTCCGAATACAAATCATAAAAAAGCCTGAAGTAAGATACTGTGTTACTTGTTATCATAGCATATTTAtagtggtgtgtgcgtgtgtgtgtgtgtgtgtgtgtgtgtgtgtgtgtgcgtgcgtgtgtgtgtttgcgcgtGTGTACATGAGTGTGTGTAGCTTGCACTGAATTATCTCATCGATGGTGTCATTTAACTGCACATTTAATGTATAGGTGCACTTTTTCGGTCCGCTGTTTGATGGTGCGATAGTTGACATGCTGACTTTGCCGCATCTTGTACGAGAGACTGCGTTGAATGCCAGCAGAGCTAAACGGTCGCAGATGAGTTACTACCAGCAATGGTTACATTCTAGCAGTTGTTTTGAAGGTGTAAAGTTAAGGCAAATTTTCTGTAGGTTTGAAGACAGAGCGAATTACTTGGAGAACACAATCAACAAGCTTCGTCGTGACACAACCTTTGAAGAGTTCATGACATCGGTCGTGCGTCCTGCTGCTTTCGTTTCCGAGGAGGCAACCATTCCCGTCGTGACCGTCACCAGCAGTGAAGAAGGCAGAGGTAGGAGTCGTAATCGTTCGCAATGGTCACCGCTGGCTTCGTCGGAACAAGATGAAACAGACACAAGTCCGGGTGGCGGGCCGTTTCGACAGAGAGCCAATACTTTTACACACGGTGATCGATTACGCCATCCGTCACCACTAGCAAGACTAGGGAAGTTGCTTGGTAATTCTCACTGTTTATTTGCGCATTTTAGAGGATTTGTGTGATTGCATGTGGTTGGTGCTCATTTTCAGATCGAAACGACCAGTTGTCTTTACCCGACGGACTCAACAAGGCAGGCAGTCCGTCGTCACCTTCCACTAAACAACGTCGCAGCAGTTCGGATAGAGCGAAACGGATCGTCTGATCAACTGAAGCTAAGCATTCAGTCCGTGTGTAGATGAAGTTATTTAGCTGCCGCCGGCACCAGCTGATTTGACGgcaataattaaaatttagttatACGGAAGATACGCACCGAACGCTTTGAGGCACTCAAATGTTGCCGTAGAGGCTCAGTTTTTATCGAGACGATGCAATATTATAGAAAATAACTACTTTCTAGTTCATATTGCATTCGGATGTCTCGAAATTGGACAAAGAATCGGAAGTGAAGCAGTACATATAATTATCTTTTTTGTTACAAAATCTCGTGTTACACAATTGCAGTAGAGTTTCTGCTGACGATGCAGTAAAGCGTGTGACGTTTGTCGATCGGGTTGTGAGATGTTTGTGACGGTGTAGAGAAACAGGTAGACCATGCATAGTCTAGGGAGGGTGAAGCGGGGTCGGGAGCTGGCGAGGGCTAAACTTAAAGCTTCTTCTAGCATTGGAGATTTTGTCGTGTTATGATGGCAGGCAGTGCTAGCAGCTAGTAGGTGGTAAGTTTGTTGATTAAATTAAGTTGCTCTAGTAGTAGCCGAAACTGCAGCATTTTGAAATATGTATAATTGTTAACCATCTCCGAGGTTATCGCATAGCAGAGATGCCGTAAGTCGTAGTACATTTGAACATTACAGACCGTGTATCGAACGAGATTCAGAAAAGAACGGCGACGAACAGTCAATTGGTCGCGATGATTATCGCGATTTCCTTTGATAGGCCGTATTTCTTGATATCCACCGGCCTAGTTAACCGATGGAGCATAGCTATTATCCTGGTCGTGAAACGTACGAAGGGTGCCGGTAAGCATGCGCAGAGAGTTGCTAAATACGATCTCGACCTTGAAGAGTTCCAACCAGTCTTCTGAGAGAGAACATCCTTGCAGTGACTGAGTCTTCTGTAACCAGATCGTTCTGCACTACGCATTGTACGTCGAAACTACGTCTTTTCTCTTCATTCTATCACACGAAAGGTTACGGTAAGCTGCTGATCGAGCGCGCTCAGTTAATTAAAGCTAATAAATGTCTGCCTTTACTCGACCTCCAGCAGTTTCACCAGCGAGAAGCTGGATGAGATGGTGGAGGCTCAGTCGGTGGAAGTAAATGAAACCGACCTCTACTGGATCGACGATCCGGTCTATTTGTTAATTGAGCTAGTGGAAGCCAACAACACGCCGCATGCGATCTTTttattaaaacaaacaaacaacgcGTTTGTACGATATTGACAGTGCTAAATTGCAAGAAGACGCATACAGATGTGCAGAGGATGGTGAAACTGAGCGTCATAGAACTGCATGTGGATAAAGATGGTAGTTATCCTGGTGGGCTGTCTAAATACTTTTATCTAGGGTTTGTGTTGTCTAATCTCTAGGGCAAAAAGACCTCATGACTTACTGCATAGGCAGGGATCGAagtagcctcgaatttccagaccagagagcgcgaactctagtctggaccgaGTCGATattaaaatgatttcagaagtatttatcaaaagtaatggtaaatggtgtctaacggcgtaggatcgttttacctagatcaacatatcatttgtaaatgccatgagatctcacgaacaaagagacgtctgttgtgtttgcggcgatatcttggtgaacggcatgaaacgacgactctttgattcttcggcagaccgctagctagtctagcCGCGACTAGCGAGGCTACCGCtcaaccagttgtcaaaggtgatggtctagcgacgctgctgtgcatgtcctgtcaccgcaagcttgaaaatatcaaagaactgaagctgaaaactaagatgtgtgtgtgtgtgtgcagagtctgatcattgttctggcatgcagagtttagtcattgttctggcgtgcacttagccgcccacgaggctTTCACACGCGTgcaatcagtgctagtgcacttagcataaccaattattgctaagccaatcagaatttacaaccaagattcgggttgtagaagctgattggctaagaagggctatttccgaaatcattttagtatcgacttggtccagactagagttcgcgcgctccctggtctggaagttcgaggctaggaTCGAAGTCTTAT
This window encodes:
- the LOC134179718 gene encoding ral GTPase-activating protein subunit alpha-2-like isoform X3, whose product is MFGSRKQIDADTALAKFQDGKRESLRRLRSLHTAHDLATTDRMKAVYRSNYSLIYYLFHESFTALESLLKPRGGRVRQLNETQQEDLYDVVLLTLERILIYIPEQVQRRWQANSMGLVIRKLLHEGNQMKLRRKAVQFMLLWIQDLQTNTSADILELFGLIVPGVNLSTLSESTEPSYPVLQTEIAPILPAVEAPTDETTKELLNCVLQGIMYEFQRIFWDSVDQRVRGFVYLFEQFKAYYIKPLFQDMEQTPSVYNQAVDIAMLPVRSESVPSGGFAMQHTLQDMIIRWFLDQLTARRVPRAQLENLEGQLMSPTTPNTPGMTESSFGFQLTGDLSLLSKERKAVNARRFLRQVLMSKKDNVNLVHCIFRQGFHLPLTYLDTIKSLVALYQKWIQEPTARPRFMQEPERQKDVIDGSNSDEVQPLISPLTHTSDSFVTAPQSLDTVVEADESSLCKSESVSGGLASTSMGAENESLRDDESEVWKSESAEAVDMSTDLETEMTITATGDASSLTNMSCDDQKLDTSQEDIVIAEAVKDANLASSVSESKRGWTEDVRAGLQSNLRLFITNVATVFTIQVPAEFLDNQVDLISHHVLQFLQMLARDVALDQCTWEHMLATLLHITQAVLKMCDPESQQATLASRTASNLLKTLFVSWVRANLFVSVSTTLWNDLLEVLSSQTRWIQVVLEWKKIMVILTRLLAKHLYNLDMNKLPLDVLKQSARRGKETTAINSDPSRKRTSFVTGLAYLNTDKLMQVEHLNESGNRTRARTTAAQTSASSSNEDPVQAAARQAMRKAKQRDGKATERQQTEEFRKGRSSSASEAEMLSVFPQNLDESKLKSGNSIDLFPKQSTMSLPSLQRRVTISNPDVADSGRPVVVRRKLPSTPSEDDKGKSPPRLIDLASIDTDGGTSNETSNVKKQGNSLTLTDKRQRFNETISVTIDVGALERDNELLASRYRDTRAKSEGTLHNTCDAKETQSLLLQSVLEEQPGETVVASAGTSPWQQTSETQSQAQDGSIDYQSKGGLETSSDIEGKRVRNPSKSVIAGGTKRGWTDIAAAILWRQMIGILGNVNDIKKPNIHCEAVKCLAEVWEALYKVKQNQGIVLEDGTPVVDVVYSPPLFAIAPLVFQAAGKSVEYKAGRLVAYKLMCDMTVKRHDVPPSSHHLDHFYRLIQAGLRLQDQDFLAAIFSHSYKIFSLPFPGVTVTIPDYIEAADRMLSSTGVSPDNKLIDFFVKSARDEKSRMARCLAVSVVGLFVYSELAHKNLHSKLNESLQVILNSLMVPEKLVALVTIDMIHLLGGVMNNMLELQPSLPGLIVEVVAYTLSVLLVDRCGDENEQKIVVAMLTCLLDLFMLLPLNIVSMPARAETGITLRGIVFQVFSAAATSSPVSFDAKTSRKLLLTQLSATNTFPTIVSVPNVKKTSVSPPRSAPPVGSPAKAFTFPSFPSDVVKLTARSCLSRLSVLYGHYPFACGAAQISSRLSERDDNPACEGTTDTELSNVLFNSPNVQFLSYQNNTIITVIELPGEDKNTRECRVITRDMTGKFSWDVQLLHSTVPLPSAPYAGVVSDLDDQFVKSKGDRRSLQKPVSVCRSVPQFPDPLVLPTHKNVNNPDADLLDRLLVHIGATSLECVADTERQLNHPDAPPVIFKNELQSGLIDVLHAQDFAEKDNYVESQKELVMVAEAAHPSVHKSPLSPFYHCQLLLSYMGLLSWEQRSKVELLKKQDALLRELKHLDQRRWCVVCTSLPDYLLCITCPSFSRETHKIAVLYVGRGQEDKQSIMGNSRGSRLFEEFVAGLAWEVDLGNHPGFMGGLPRNQTTGSTAPYYATPSVEVIFHVATRFPVNGEGTQWLLNKVRHLGNDEIQIVWSEHTRDYRGEIIKTQFGDVYIVIYPLPNSLFRIQIIKKPEVHFFGPLFDGAIVDMLTLPHLVRETALNASRAKRSQMSYYQQWFEDRANYLENTINKLRRDTTFEEFMTSVVRPAAFVSEEATIPVVTVTSSEEGRGRSRNRSQWSPLASSEQDETDTSPGGGPFRQRANTFTHGDRLRHPSPLARLGKLLDRNDQLSLPDGLNKAGSPSSPSTKQRRSSSDRAKRIV